Proteins co-encoded in one Desulfitobacterium hafniense DCB-2 genomic window:
- a CDS encoding class II fructose-1,6-bisphosphate aldolase: MSLVSMAQLLLDAQQGQYAVGAFNCNNMEIVQAIVSAAEAEKSPVIVQASQGAIKYAGIEYIAAMTRLAAEQASVPVALHLDHGTSFAQIMSCVRNSFTSVMIDGSKLPLEENIALTNKVIEAVRPLGISVEAELGKIGGTEDDITVSEKEALFTDPAEAERFVSETKVDALAIAIGTAHGQYKGIPKLDFQRLTEIRKRVNVPIVLHGSSGVPDEAIQKAISLGVCKVNIDTNIREAFVAAARKVMVDHPQEIDPRKMLGPAREATVAIIREKIRLFGSSGKA, encoded by the coding sequence ATGAGTTTAGTATCAATGGCTCAACTTTTGCTTGACGCCCAGCAAGGGCAATATGCCGTGGGGGCATTTAACTGCAATAATATGGAGATTGTGCAAGCCATTGTCAGTGCGGCGGAAGCGGAAAAATCCCCGGTTATTGTTCAAGCGAGCCAGGGAGCTATTAAATATGCGGGAATTGAATATATTGCCGCCATGACCCGCTTAGCGGCTGAACAAGCCAGTGTTCCTGTGGCCCTCCATCTTGATCATGGAACCAGCTTCGCTCAAATTATGAGCTGTGTAAGAAACTCCTTTACTTCCGTGATGATTGACGGTTCGAAGCTTCCTTTGGAAGAGAATATAGCCTTAACCAATAAAGTCATCGAAGCAGTCCGGCCCCTTGGCATCTCCGTTGAGGCCGAATTGGGCAAAATCGGCGGAACAGAAGACGATATCACCGTCAGTGAGAAAGAAGCTCTCTTTACGGATCCCGCTGAAGCAGAGCGCTTTGTCAGTGAGACAAAAGTGGATGCTCTGGCTATTGCCATCGGTACTGCCCATGGCCAATATAAAGGGATTCCTAAGCTTGATTTCCAACGCCTGACTGAGATTCGCAAGAGAGTTAATGTTCCCATCGTACTCCATGGCTCGTCGGGAGTGCCGGACGAAGCCATCCAAAAAGCCATTTCCCTGGGGGTATGCAAAGTCAATATCGATACCAACATCCGGGAGGCCTTCGTAGCTGCTGCCCGTAAGGTAATGGTTGATCATCCCCAAGAGATTGATCCCAGAAAAATGCTCGGACCGGCTCGTGAAGCCACCGTCGCGATCATCAGGGAGAAGATCCGGCTCTTCGGGAGCAGCGGGAAAGCCTAA
- a CDS encoding response regulator — translation MANILVVDDQMGVRRLLFETFKEEGHLVKMAENGNEALRVLEGYKPDLIIMDMKMPEMNGIDTLKEIRTFNQDVQVIMMTAYGDAQTMERAQEQGVRHYISKPFDLFELRDVVRDLLK, via the coding sequence ATGGCTAATATTTTGGTTGTAGATGACCAAATGGGGGTACGAAGACTCCTCTTTGAAACCTTCAAAGAAGAAGGTCATCTAGTTAAAATGGCAGAGAATGGCAACGAAGCCCTGCGTGTACTTGAGGGCTACAAGCCGGACTTAATTATTATGGATATGAAAATGCCGGAAATGAATGGGATCGATACCCTTAAGGAGATCCGTACCTTTAATCAGGATGTTCAGGTTATCATGATGACTGCTTATGGTGATGCACAGACGATGGAAAGAGCACAGGAGCAAGGGGTAAGGCATTACATCAGCAAGCCTTTCGACCTGTTTGAGCTGCGGGATGTGGTTCGTGATCTGCTTAAATAA
- the alr gene encoding alanine racemase has product MSDAWIDINLDAIANNYREVTQQLSPAARVMAVVKADAYGLGAVPVAQTLQKLGCPAFAVTTVEEGLILRQHGVEGIILVLGPVSAEQMAEALTGDLQLTLSDFHMLREWETVAAGLGIEAKVHLKLETGMGRTGFFEKEWGELAAQLKKSPHITPVGVYTHLARAAQRDRAYTRQQVESFQRGVNLLEEQGFAGLWKHVCNSAAFLDYPDWHYDFIRTGTLLIGHIPAPAFAGKLKLQDPWVAKARIVSLRRVPIGTFVGYQSIYRTKAETQLAVIPVGYADGFGVQPHFVPQGVWDFIKIVIKNFLALCRIYIGQESVILQGHRVPVAGKIGMQLTVLDVGNLPCETGDEVILPLRRTQANPRLLRQYWSEKRLIAKRHIKEGFLQSYPEYP; this is encoded by the coding sequence ATGAGTGACGCATGGATCGATATCAACCTGGACGCCATAGCGAATAATTACCGGGAAGTAACTCAGCAGCTCAGCCCGGCTGCCCGGGTCATGGCCGTCGTTAAAGCCGACGCCTATGGCTTAGGGGCTGTTCCCGTCGCCCAAACCCTTCAAAAGCTGGGCTGCCCGGCTTTTGCGGTGACCACTGTGGAAGAAGGTCTTATTCTGCGCCAACACGGGGTAGAGGGCATTATATTGGTGTTAGGGCCGGTGTCTGCGGAGCAAATGGCGGAGGCTCTCACAGGAGATTTGCAGCTGACTCTGTCGGATTTTCATATGCTGAGGGAATGGGAAACTGTTGCTGCCGGGCTGGGCATAGAGGCTAAGGTCCACCTTAAGCTGGAGACAGGAATGGGCAGGACCGGCTTCTTCGAGAAAGAATGGGGAGAGCTTGCCGCACAGTTGAAGAAATCTCCCCACATCACTCCGGTGGGTGTCTATACCCACCTGGCCCGGGCTGCCCAACGGGATCGGGCTTATACCCGGCAGCAAGTGGAAAGCTTTCAGAGAGGGGTAAACCTTCTTGAGGAACAAGGCTTTGCCGGCTTGTGGAAACATGTGTGCAACAGTGCTGCTTTTTTGGACTATCCCGATTGGCATTATGATTTTATTCGGACAGGAACTCTTTTAATCGGTCACATCCCCGCCCCAGCCTTTGCCGGCAAGCTTAAACTGCAGGATCCCTGGGTCGCCAAGGCTCGCATTGTCAGTCTGCGCCGGGTGCCCATAGGAACTTTTGTCGGCTACCAGAGCATTTATCGAACCAAGGCAGAGACCCAGTTGGCGGTGATTCCTGTGGGCTATGCCGACGGGTTCGGTGTTCAGCCTCATTTTGTTCCCCAAGGAGTATGGGACTTTATTAAGATTGTCATTAAGAATTTTTTAGCCCTTTGCAGAATCTATATCGGCCAAGAGAGCGTAATTTTACAGGGACACAGGGTTCCTGTGGCCGGAAAAATCGGCATGCAGTTAACGGTTCTTGACGTAGGAAACCTGCCTTGTGAAACTGGAGATGAAGTGATTCTGCCTCTGCGCAGGACCCAAGCCAATCCGCGATTATTGCGACAATATTGGTCTGAAAAAAGATTAATCGCGAAACGTCATATAAAAGAAGGATTTTTACAATCTTATCCAGAATATCCATAA
- a CDS encoding lipid II:glycine glycyltransferase FemX has protein sequence MPYTARLIDDAAKERFDQFMARHAKGHVLQTWGWGELKSKTGWKPWRLVLEDRGEIVAAISILERKIPVVGIPIFYASRGPVLDWTDHELFDALLVEIKKLAKKRGAIFLKIDPDIPSADQDLEGYLKSRGFRSAETGKGFEGVQPKYVFRLDISPDEETLMAQMHQKTRYNVKLATKKGVAIRVGTKEDLPAFYRVLKETTERDKFLVRNYSYFEDMYDELHAAGMAELFIAEYEGQIIAGTLALIIGEKAWYLYGASSNSHRNVMPNYLIQWEMIRWAKAKGCTLYDFRGVPGHLTEDNPLYGLYRFKKGFNGEYTEFIGEWDLVYRPVVYFLWNTLEPVYSDLVKGMIGKLRRRNKG, from the coding sequence ATGCCTTATACTGCAAGGTTAATAGATGACGCTGCAAAAGAGCGTTTTGATCAATTTATGGCTCGTCACGCCAAGGGTCATGTACTGCAGACCTGGGGCTGGGGAGAGCTCAAAAGCAAAACCGGCTGGAAACCGTGGCGCTTAGTCCTGGAAGATCGTGGCGAAATCGTCGCCGCTATCTCCATTCTCGAGCGCAAGATACCTGTGGTGGGAATTCCGATCTTTTATGCTTCCCGGGGACCTGTTCTCGATTGGACTGATCATGAATTGTTTGATGCCCTGCTTGTGGAGATTAAAAAGCTGGCCAAAAAGCGAGGGGCTATTTTTCTGAAAATCGACCCGGATATTCCTTCTGCAGATCAAGATTTAGAAGGTTACCTGAAAAGCCGGGGGTTCCGCAGTGCAGAAACCGGCAAAGGTTTTGAAGGAGTCCAGCCTAAATACGTCTTTCGTCTGGATATCTCTCCTGATGAGGAGACGCTTATGGCGCAAATGCACCAGAAGACCCGCTATAATGTTAAATTGGCCACGAAAAAAGGCGTCGCCATCCGCGTCGGCACGAAAGAAGATTTGCCCGCTTTTTATCGAGTGCTTAAAGAAACGACGGAGCGGGATAAGTTCCTGGTTCGGAACTACTCCTATTTTGAGGATATGTATGATGAGCTTCATGCTGCCGGCATGGCGGAGCTGTTTATCGCCGAATATGAAGGACAGATCATCGCAGGCACCCTGGCTCTGATTATCGGAGAAAAGGCCTGGTATCTCTATGGCGCCTCCTCCAATTCCCATCGAAATGTTATGCCCAATTATCTGATTCAATGGGAAATGATCCGCTGGGCCAAAGCCAAAGGCTGCACCCTCTACGATTTTCGCGGGGTACCCGGCCATCTCACCGAGGACAATCCTCTCTACGGCCTTTACCGGTTCAAAAAAGGCTTCAACGGCGAGTATACCGAATTCATCGGCGAATGGGATTTGGTCTATCGTCCGGTGGTCTACTTTCTCTGGAACACTCTCGAACCGGTGTACTCCGATCTGGTTAAGGGGATGATCGGGAAGCTGCGGCGAAGAAATAAGGGATAA
- a CDS encoding CTP synthase, whose product MTKFIFVTGGVVSSLGKGITASALGCLLKNRGLSVAIQKFDPYINIDPGTMSPYQHGEVFVTDDGAETDLDLGHYERFIDVPVSKNSNVTTGKIYWSVLNKERRGDYLGGTVQVIPHITNEIKERIYRVARENHPDIVITEIGGTVGDIESLPYLEAIRQMRSDIGRENVLYLHVTLIPYLNASGELKTKPTQHSVKELRGIGIQPNILVCRTEHAISEDMKEKLALFCDIDREAIIQMVDAKSIYEVPLNILEEGMDDIVLKILGLEAPPADMTDWRAMVDRINNPQSETEIAIVGKYVELPDAYLSVAEALRHAGIEHLAKVKIRWVNSEEIEGSSAAELLKGVSGILVPGGFGNRGIEGKIEAIRYARENKIPFLGICLGMQTAVIEFARNVCGMTNANSSEFDVDAPYPVIDLLPEQKEIEDKGGTMRLGISPVKLIESTLVSSIYQDEVIYERHRHRYEVNNQFRAELEKGGLKFSGTSPDGRLVEITEYPDHPWFVASQFHPEFKSRPYRSHPLFREFVKATLANR is encoded by the coding sequence ATGACGAAGTTTATTTTTGTCACAGGTGGTGTAGTATCCTCCTTGGGAAAGGGGATCACGGCATCCGCTCTGGGGTGCCTGCTCAAAAATAGGGGATTAAGTGTTGCCATTCAAAAATTTGATCCTTATATTAACATTGACCCAGGGACCATGAGCCCATACCAGCATGGTGAAGTTTTTGTCACCGATGATGGAGCGGAGACGGATTTAGACCTTGGGCATTATGAGCGTTTTATTGATGTGCCTGTGTCTAAAAATAGCAATGTGACCACGGGAAAAATCTACTGGTCCGTCCTCAACAAAGAAAGACGGGGGGACTACTTAGGGGGAACGGTACAGGTCATCCCTCATATTACCAACGAAATCAAAGAACGCATCTATCGGGTGGCCCGGGAAAATCACCCGGATATTGTGATCACGGAGATTGGCGGTACCGTTGGCGATATTGAATCCCTGCCTTACTTAGAAGCGATTCGTCAAATGCGCAGTGATATCGGCCGGGAGAATGTCCTTTATCTGCATGTGACCCTTATTCCCTATCTGAATGCTTCAGGTGAGCTGAAGACAAAGCCTACCCAGCACTCTGTTAAAGAGCTGCGGGGAATCGGTATTCAGCCGAATATTCTGGTTTGCCGCACCGAACATGCCATTTCCGAGGATATGAAGGAAAAACTGGCCCTCTTCTGCGATATCGATCGTGAAGCCATTATTCAAATGGTGGATGCCAAGAGTATTTATGAAGTTCCTTTAAATATTTTAGAAGAAGGCATGGATGATATCGTCCTTAAGATTCTGGGCCTTGAAGCGCCTCCTGCGGATATGACTGACTGGAGGGCTATGGTCGATCGGATCAATAATCCTCAGAGTGAAACGGAAATTGCCATCGTCGGCAAATATGTGGAGCTTCCCGATGCTTATTTGAGTGTGGCCGAAGCCTTGCGTCATGCCGGAATTGAACATCTGGCGAAAGTTAAGATACGCTGGGTCAACTCGGAAGAGATTGAAGGCTCTTCAGCCGCAGAGCTGCTTAAGGGTGTATCCGGGATTCTGGTTCCCGGCGGTTTTGGCAACCGGGGCATCGAAGGTAAGATTGAAGCCATTCGCTATGCCCGGGAAAATAAAATCCCCTTCTTAGGGATTTGCTTAGGCATGCAGACGGCGGTCATTGAATTTGCCCGGAATGTGTGCGGCATGACCAATGCCAACAGCTCTGAATTCGATGTGGACGCGCCTTATCCGGTCATTGACCTCCTCCCTGAACAGAAGGAGATTGAAGATAAGGGAGGAACCATGCGCTTAGGAATCTCTCCTGTCAAGCTTATCGAGAGCACGTTGGTCAGCTCTATTTACCAGGATGAAGTGATCTATGAGCGCCATCGTCATCGCTATGAAGTAAATAATCAATTCCGCGCAGAATTGGAAAAGGGCGGCCTGAAATTCTCAGGAACCTCCCCCGACGGGCGCCTTGTCGAAATCACCGAATATCCGGATCATCCCTGGTTTGTGGCGTCACAGTTCCATCCGGAATTCAAATCCCGTCCTTATCGTTCCCATCCTCTTTTCAGAGAGTTTGTCAAAGCCACATTGGCCAATAGATAA
- the rpoE gene encoding DNA-directed RNA polymerase subunit delta, with protein MKGGVKLTHSLTQNVKLSDEDMAYEILASQGRAMHYQDLIMEVLTRQERPQDAAAISGVLTHINLDARFAYAGNGEWGLKVWVPSKSSRKLPTITLLNKGLPYDDDNQELELDLEGKDVLFDDGEDGGEEDAELEEGSFNNEESW; from the coding sequence ATGAAGGGCGGTGTAAAATTGACCCATTCCTTAACACAGAACGTAAAGCTCTCTGATGAAGATATGGCTTACGAGATTCTTGCCTCCCAAGGGCGAGCCATGCATTACCAGGATTTGATCATGGAGGTGCTCACCCGGCAGGAACGCCCGCAAGATGCGGCTGCCATCTCGGGCGTATTGACCCATATCAATTTAGATGCCCGCTTTGCCTATGCAGGCAATGGAGAGTGGGGACTTAAAGTCTGGGTTCCCAGCAAAAGTTCACGGAAACTGCCAACCATCACCTTATTGAATAAAGGATTGCCCTATGATGATGATAACCAGGAACTGGAGTTGGATTTGGAGGGCAAGGATGTCCTTTTCGATGACGGTGAAGATGGCGGGGAAGAAGATGCAGAGCTCGAAGAGGGCTCCTTTAACAACGAAGAATCCTGGTAA
- the argS gene encoding arginine--tRNA ligase — translation MSLYINIKDTIYANLAKAALEAQKAGELSFESLPNYVLEEPREKQHGDWATNLAMVLTKQARKAPRDIATILIKHLDTEGTFITASEIAGPGFINFRLDPNWLTGVIPEVLNLEADYGKVNLGQGKKVQVEFVSANPTGLLHMGNARGAALGDSLAALLAMAGYEVSREFYINDAGNQIYNFALSLEARYLQLMGQDVPFPEGGYHGEDLIDTVKGLIEKVGNKYLNVDQDLRREFLVRYALEEKLTSIRETLTDMGVHYDCWFSEQSLHDSGFVKDTMEKLEQQGYIYEKEGAQWLKSTLFGDEKDEVVVRGNGTPTYFAADIAYHRNKFERGFDRVINIWGADHHGHVARMKGAMSALGYDPENLQIILMQLVRLIQNGEVVRMSKRSGQYITLRELMDEVGKDAARFFFIMRDPDSTVEFDLDLAKAESSDNPVYYVQYAHARLCSILRQAAEQGYNTAGIPQEGELKRLQSNEERELLKKIAELPNEIEVAARLTEPHRLARYVLDLAGLFHSFYNSQRVLVDEEGLREARLGLVRSTKQVLANVLGILGVTAPERM, via the coding sequence ATGAGTTTATACATTAATATTAAAGACACTATCTATGCCAATCTGGCCAAAGCTGCCCTGGAGGCCCAAAAGGCAGGTGAGCTTAGCTTTGAGAGCTTGCCTAATTATGTCTTGGAAGAGCCCCGGGAAAAGCAGCATGGTGATTGGGCAACCAATTTAGCCATGGTCCTGACCAAGCAAGCCCGCAAAGCCCCCAGGGATATCGCCACGATTCTGATTAAGCATCTGGACACTGAAGGAACCTTCATTACCGCCAGCGAAATCGCCGGTCCCGGATTCATTAATTTCCGTTTGGATCCCAACTGGCTCACAGGAGTCATTCCCGAAGTGTTAAACCTGGAAGCAGACTATGGAAAAGTAAACCTGGGCCAAGGGAAAAAAGTCCAGGTGGAATTCGTCAGCGCCAATCCCACCGGACTGCTCCATATGGGCAATGCCCGGGGTGCAGCCTTAGGGGATAGCTTAGCCGCTTTGCTGGCCATGGCCGGTTACGAAGTCAGCCGGGAATTCTACATTAACGATGCGGGCAACCAAATTTATAACTTTGCCCTTTCCCTGGAAGCCCGTTACCTTCAGCTCATGGGTCAGGATGTTCCTTTCCCTGAGGGAGGATACCACGGTGAAGATCTTATCGACACCGTCAAAGGCTTAATCGAAAAAGTGGGGAATAAATACCTCAATGTCGATCAGGATCTGCGCCGGGAATTTCTCGTCCGCTATGCGCTGGAGGAGAAGCTGACCAGTATCCGTGAAACCCTCACCGATATGGGTGTTCACTATGATTGTTGGTTCAGTGAGCAATCCTTGCATGACTCCGGATTTGTTAAGGACACCATGGAAAAGCTGGAGCAGCAGGGTTATATCTATGAAAAAGAAGGGGCGCAATGGCTGAAATCCACCTTGTTCGGGGATGAAAAGGATGAAGTTGTGGTCCGTGGCAATGGGACTCCCACCTATTTTGCCGCCGATATTGCTTACCATCGCAATAAATTTGAACGGGGTTTTGACCGGGTCATCAATATTTGGGGCGCCGACCACCATGGGCATGTGGCCCGTATGAAGGGAGCCATGTCCGCCTTGGGATATGATCCTGAGAACCTCCAAATCATTTTGATGCAGCTGGTTCGCCTCATTCAGAATGGCGAAGTGGTCCGTATGTCCAAGCGTTCCGGCCAATACATTACACTAAGAGAACTGATGGATGAAGTCGGCAAGGATGCCGCCCGCTTCTTCTTTATCATGCGGGATCCCGACTCTACCGTAGAATTCGATTTGGATCTGGCTAAAGCAGAGTCTTCCGATAATCCTGTCTACTATGTCCAATACGCCCATGCGCGGCTGTGCAGCATTTTACGCCAGGCTGCCGAGCAGGGCTACAATACAGCGGGAATACCCCAGGAAGGGGAGCTGAAGAGACTTCAGAGCAACGAAGAACGGGAGCTTCTGAAGAAGATTGCCGAATTGCCTAACGAGATCGAAGTAGCTGCCCGTCTGACAGAACCACATCGTCTGGCCCGTTATGTGCTGGATCTGGCAGGGCTTTTCCACTCCTTCTATAACAGCCAAAGAGTTTTGGTGGATGAGGAAGGATTGCGGGAAGCGCGTTTGGGCCTGGTTCGTTCTACCAAGCAGGTCCTGGCTAATGTTTTAGGCATCCTTGGCGTGACTGCTCCGGAAAGAATGTAG
- a CDS encoding DUF1934 domain-containing protein, which yields MAKEVLIQIASTQSYEEGSEERLEFSAAGTLHKREGSYYIVYRDSATAGTAEVTTSLKVEPAKVTLNRMGAIDQKQIFEQGVRHSSTYVTPQGSLFLQVLTEEMKIDLTEQGGNITLKYNLFFNEQWVSHNSLRINIKEDAPQ from the coding sequence ATGGCCAAAGAAGTGCTGATTCAGATCGCAAGTACCCAAAGCTATGAAGAAGGGTCCGAGGAACGACTAGAGTTTTCCGCAGCGGGAACCTTACATAAGAGGGAAGGCAGTTATTATATCGTATATCGCGATTCGGCAACCGCCGGGACGGCTGAGGTAACCACCAGCCTTAAGGTGGAACCGGCTAAAGTGACCCTTAACCGCATGGGAGCCATTGACCAAAAGCAGATTTTCGAACAGGGGGTCCGCCACAGCTCAACCTATGTCACACCTCAAGGCTCATTATTTCTGCAGGTCCTGACTGAGGAGATGAAGATTGACTTGACAGAGCAGGGCGGAAATATTACTCTAAAATATAATCTTTTTTTTAATGAGCAATGGGTCAGCCATAATTCACTGCGGATTAATATAAAGGAGGACGCTCCTCAATGA